Proteins found in one Triticum aestivum cultivar Chinese Spring chromosome 4D, IWGSC CS RefSeq v2.1, whole genome shotgun sequence genomic segment:
- the LOC123096024 gene encoding uncharacterized protein: MAAVKEHVLLSQPDKQVLLAEIPASGARDPQPTVTLRLLVELCNDYGAGPVDVDTMEDVACRVPLADLGRQGAADRAFKELVARIDNPALRPEVAAETAAAAARVRARCGADDRDGLRGVEFRLRVVFIDDASEEAEEDDDECGSDMEFGEFDLSGARSLRGQQTDAGYGYDYEEDDDDEDGCGAQFTVRPYRGALARAGGGAPSSLLLSGFEARSDGPELTEEHEMTSYDIQRVVRKALGGGGGGSVEDDEAYRRALDGGTPVSPTSRAAMVGQALQSARQQQQQQRSKSPRPIFPMRTGF, from the coding sequence ATGGCCGCCGTGAAGGAGCACGTCCTGCTCAGCCAGCCGGACAAGCAGGTCCTGCTCGCCGAGATCCCGGCTTCAGGCGCGCGCGATCCGCAGCCGACGGTCACGCTCCGGCTGCTCGTCGAGCTGTGCAACGACTACGGCGCCGGCCCCGTGGACGTCGACACGATGGAGGACGTGGCCTGCCGCGTGCCGCTCGCCGACCTGGGCCGCCAGGGGGCGGCCGACCGGGCGTTCAAGGAGCTGGTGGCCCGGATCGACAACCCGGCGCTGCGCCCGGAGGTCGCCGCGGAGAccgcggcggccgcggcgcgcGTCCGGGCGAGGTGCGGGGCCGACGACCGCGACGGGCTCCGCGGCGTGGAGTTCCGCCTCCGCGTCGTGTTCATCGACGACGCgtccgaggaggcggaggaggacgacgacgagtgcGGGAGCGACATGGAGTTCGGGGAGTTCGATCTGAGCGGCGCGCGGAGCCTGCGCGGCCAGCAGACCGACGCCGGCTACGGCTACGActacgaggaggacgacgacgatgaagacggcTGCGGCGCCCAGTTCACTGTGCGCCCGTACCGCGGCGCCCTCGCGCGAGCGGGAGGAGGGGCGCCGTCGTCCCTGCTGCTGTCAGGCTTCGAGGCGCGCTCCGACGGGCCCGAGCTCACGGAGGAGCACGAGATGACGTCGTACGACATACAGCGCGTCGTGCGCAAggcgctgggcggcggcggcggcgggagcgtgGAGGACGACGAGGCCTACCGGCGCGCGCTGGACGGCGGCACGCCCGTGTCGCCGACATCGCGCGCCGCCATGGTCGGCCAGGCGCTGCAGTCcgcgaggcagcagcagcagcagcagcggtcgaAGTCGCCACGCCCAATCTTCCCGATGCGTACCGGATTCTGA